The following DNA comes from Miscanthus floridulus cultivar M001 chromosome 5, ASM1932011v1, whole genome shotgun sequence.
CCCATACTGTTACTATGAACATAAGGCAAGATGTGCGAATATTTTAGTATATGCAAGTTGCTTCTACATACATTTTAGTATTGTACTAGATAAGAAGGCTCTAGGCAAAGGCCCCCAAAATCCCAACATAGCATGATCCTCTCTAGCATATAGAGTAAGTTCTAACCATTTCTAGGTCCATGTCTTCTCCGAAGCATCCCTTGGTTAACTGAGAGATAAGCATCTGACAATGAGAAAATGTCAGTGCATGTGACAGAGGTGGAGGTCCAGGAAACAAATTAAAAGTGTCTCACATTGCGTTGCTCCGCTTGAGAGCAGTTGGAATTTCTTTGCAAACCTCTTCTGCTTGGCATTGGAATTGGAGTCCGGTTGGATGCCCAAGAAGCAAAACTTTGAACGGGTGAGTGACATCCATAAGAATATAGGTGTGCCATTGATCTGTCCCTCTGGCTCTGAGAACAAAAGAGTACATTTagaaaagaaaggatgctatggaaatTCAGAAAAATAGTATGGAAAACAATAGCAAATAGGAGAGAATATGTACATGAGTCAGGAATTCAGGATGCATGTTCATATAAATGAGAATAggtttttcttatatatataacAGAATGGACAATAGATATGAAATGTCATAGCCAATACAGAGAAATATATGTGCACAAAACTAAAAAGTAAGCCAATAATGGTGGGCAGGAAGAGATATTTTTAAGTTATATATAATGTTTTTGTTGATGCATGTAGACATGTCTTAGTTTTGAGACTTGTTTTCTAATCAATGAATCCACCAAGTGCTGAATTTCAGATAGTTACAGGCAGATACGATGTTACGCCATCCTCTTCAGTTTCAACACATAGCTCTTGGCCAACTTGACAATGTGTTCCATAATTTTCAAACAAAACTATAGGTATCAACATAACAGTTCATAAATAAAAGATCTGGCTATGCATAAACATATCTACATTGATTTCGCAAGCGATAAACTACCCTCACACCACGTGACAACTTACAGAACTAGACTGGCCTTCTCTTGCAGCAAATCTGGCATGCTCAGCATCTTGCTCATGTAATGTCCAGGCTATTGTTGTATCAACCTACAAGATGTCAGCAATGAAAAAGTTATTGGTTACATCCACATCAACTAATCAGAAGCACACAAACAAAAGGCAAAATCAACTACTAAGAAACAAAAATTAGTTGGAAAAGACACCAAAAGGAAACAGAAATATTAAGACTTGAGTAGTCCAGGGTAACAACCACTTCGGAATGCTGAGAGCCTGGCTGTTCCTGATTGAGCTGCTCTTGAAGTCTGCGGGCAAACGCTTCATCATTCTCAATCTGCCTGGTTCTCAACTGATGCTCATCAGGAAGTGGGAAGTGCAGCCCTTTGATCTTCGACAGCCATGACGAGCTACTATCTTCCATAAGAAAATCATCACAGCTAGAAATTTCACGAGCAGCCGCAGACCTTTGGGAGAAGGCTTCATCCTCATTATCTTTCATGTCAGTATCCCAGGAGCTCCACAGTGAGTTGACAGGATCAGCAGGGCTTGCACCAAGAATACCCTTCCACTTTTCACTGGATGTCTCATGAAACCCCTTCCTCTCTGGCCCTAGACGCGGCATGGGGGCCGAGTTAGTAAACTGATCACCCCGGTCACCCCAACTACCCCAACACCCAGCTCCGTTATTCCCACCGTCCCAAGCCTTGCACTTGCTCACCAGTGCGCTCCACGGATCACTCCCAGCTCCCAGGACGCGGCCAGCAGCACCGAGCAATTCTCCACCGTGCTTTGGAGGCCCCGCGCTCTCCCCCTCGACAACCTCCTCCTTCCCTTTCTTCAGCGCGTCACCCCACGCCGCGCCCGCGGCCGCTTGCTCGAAGAGGGTGTCCATGGCGCTGGAACCAGTGTCGCCACCCCCGCGATTGGGGTCTGGAGCCGGCTGCCGAGAGGGGCGCTTGTGATCGGGCGAGTGCGCCGACACCTCGCCCTCGGAGTCGGAAGACAAATCCACCACCTGCACCTCCATCCCCTGCacacaaaaaaaaggaaaatgcaATGAGGATCGGGGGCGAGCTCAACGCGAAAAAAGAAGGAAATAAACTCCACCAAGCACGCAAAAAGGCGGAAAAACTCGCAAAAAGGAGTGGACGAATCCATCTCGGAAACAGAGACATGGAAAGAAATGGGAAAAGGAGAACCGAAATGAACTCTTTACCAACGAGGTATAATACAGAAGCCGAGTCCGCATAGATCCACGCCGACGGTACTTGtcgaggaggggaggggaggggaggggaggaggaggccaaCGAACAACGGGAGGACAATTCGAGGCGAGGTTGTCGGGTGGGCGGGGGCTCGGCGATGCGCTCTGCAGCGCGGTGAGGCTTGGAAGGTTTGGCTGATGATCGAGGGAGCTGGGGATGGGGTCGCGAGGACCCGTCCGTCGGCGAGGCAGAGAGCGGCGACAGGTGAATTTTCGAGAACGACGAGGGCAGGAGGGAGGGCGAGGAAACGAGAGAAAAATAGTGTATTCTAGCCGGTTTATAAGTGAACAGGAAAGTGGAAGGCGGAGGGTGCTCCGGGCCCACTATCTCGAAAAGATTGAGCAGCAGGGGAGGAACGTGGCCGTGAATTCTTTCTCTGTTTGGTTTGCAGCGCACTGCGCACCCCCTAGGCAGGTCCGCTCAAAATCGACGGCCTGGGAGCTGCCTGGCCAATCTTTCCCCGGGTTAGAACCAAACAGCCCCTCAAAAACGGAGCCGGCTGTGGTTTGAAAGAACGTGTTTTTTTTGCCTAAATAAATTGTAGAGTATAAAAAATGGTGCTCTAATTACCCTTAGGCCTTAGCCTTGTCGGATATTTAACATCATATGTCACTAGAATTGTAAATAAGAGTTTTTTTTACTATGCTCATCTGCATCTAACCTAGGACCGTTCATCATCCACACGAAGCCTCTTCAATTTGGAAGAAATGAATGGCtaccatgaaaacttccatggtAGCAACCTATGAAACCATGATAGATATTTGTTACTGCAAATTCTTCTACATGCATAAATGAAAGTTTGATTTTAGGTTCAAGCAAACCTTGTTGACCTTTAAATGCACACCATTTCAGTCATTAAACTGTACTGGTGGACAAGGGCTCATCACCTCGGTTGTTGTGTGTAGAGCACAACCACCTAGAGGCTCTACCTCAACATCATCGACTAAGAAAAGCAAGAATATACAACAACTAAGCAAATCCCAATCTCAACTACTGTGGTACAGTAAACCCTAGCACATATAGATCGTCACCAACACAATAAAAGCATGAAAAATCATTGATTAGGACATAGCAATCATATATCCAGCCATACCGCACAGGATTAAGCCAAGAACTGCCTCGAGGCACCCCAAAAACCGAGCATCACAGTGAAATATAACACGTAAATCATCGAATTGGGCCACGTGACAAACAAAATGCTAAGATTTCACCTTGCTTGGAGGACGGAGAGGAAGCAGTGATGAAGAAGTGCAGAGCTTGGTGAGGAGGAAGTAGATCAGGCGAGGAAGATGACCCGGGCTTATGGACCAGGGCCCACCACAAGCCCACgtccaggcaaacaaacatgCCAACACACTGTCGCACGTCTCCGCGTCTAAAGGCCCAAGGAAGACGACGACGAAGAAGCGCAGACACACCCGTCAACTGGCGAGACGGAAGAGggagctgtaacagaaccgaccaattatacgaaattaagtaagaaaatcatccgccagagcagacgatttagcaaacttaagcccgtataacccggtagtccatgaaatcacgaaggatttcaaaccaacttccattccagccaagatcgtaataagtttagcggtcaccatcacatattacataaaagtttgcatctcagatacatcagagtttaaacatagttattacaaaacaagttcgaataaaagtagcggaagccattcgttcaaaccacacacactcacacggagttcaaatatagtgccagcgaatgatcatctctaacaaaagcatcagacgagacgtaaggaatgaccatgcccatggtcctaagcatcacccatcgcaggataaaggcagttgatacagtagccataatacatctgcccatctgcaacaagtgggaataaaaccctgagtacgagaaggtactcagctagacttacccgacataaccgaaaataagtgacaccaaggattatgaagggctttatagtagggtagctgactcatttgcaaaaagaagcatttttagcatttcaagatccttttcaaaaacattcttgtcaagttaattgttattaacctgtcgactagattttgcacctatactagagcaaacatgtgattaagcagataatgataaccaatgatcattaaacaactcccataatgtcatattcattataactgtccaagtgttccatcaacattactacgatgaagtcactcaagtcaagtgctcactatccaggagcgatggcgattcgaatcgattcctaaccagctggtgatttattccttacacaaacctcactcacccgctaaagtgagatattgatcaccgagtcaactatccaggtatctcgagtttgccaggaaccacatgtacctaggggctgaccgactgcactttggtcttatcatctcgcccccatgtcctaccacacctgctccggcacagtgcgctgcgggcaatctactcggcccgaataatctcccagcttcgcggtcggaaggtactttatctggccagctaaatgtaaggcatgcgttcaacatgactcgaggcccaacaacggtcggtccttaatcgacacagacggaaaagcactacagtccaaaactctgcaagtctccgtccgatctcaacttcatttaacacttagttataccatgacttcatagtcatccaagcagatctaggtaaccacctatagctcgtaggtgacagggaatcacccgacttctaccggtctaagccagctaagcattgactcgactgcggataccagggtaacgaGGATAtaatataacaaaggtaaacaaggtataatgcagcaatggttgcaaacaactcatgaacgtaatgcatcaattaaagtaaagcttttaattaataattacaaaccgggagaaaatgctccggggcttgcctctctcgaaggagctcgggcggtgatcggggcactctggaagttcctcaacgtcctcctcgtcggcttcgggcacttcctgcggctgcacctcgagctgctcctcgggctccttgggtatgacgactgggttctcggtttgcgatcctgtatgatgcaatgtgcgtaagtgcttatgcaatcggtgcatcgaatgagatgaatacaatggatatgcttgaatgcaaggtagttaacatcatccaagagcatatactacaagcacatgtcatatactgcattctcttctactactaatatgctaaatcaacacatcttattaaatgcttcaaagatacaccaaagcttcactaatttcttaatcacacataaagcaacacttgattaaaccctaattaataataggtttgaatagcaacatctatttttattacttagaaaaatcttagaaaattaccatagcacagtactaccctaagtagtctaacctcagatttttatggtatttgaatgagtggattagtctacacaaaaataacaagttatggcatgattatgaacatgaaaatactttgtactgtgaaaagtgtcaaacaatagagttagtattttttctatgttcttcatagcatacaattactgtacaaaaattatcacatgcatgttttatacaaagtttgctctctagcaaaaataacaaaaatcagccattaaaggtacttgaactacacctcgaaatttttctacagcacaagcatgacacatatttttcctaggaattacattacataagaagattaacaaacttggaatcatatttttctgaagcctataggtttttctacacatttttcaagttatcagcaatatacatgattaaataaagttctacagaaaagtatctaaaaaatgacatgcaataattttcccaagtagatctggtgataaggaacctagcaaaatttatttcaacagatttggagcaaatttgagtatccaaacattttccaaaccatttctcttttcaaataataaagaaagacTGAAAATAAacatcctattgctactgggccggcccgcgggaatcagctggcccacggccacactcggcctgcgcggcccgagcgaagggaaagggaggcggcctggcaggggcttcggcccatggcctcttggcctagctcggccgaggcgaaggccaCGCCGGCGCCGAGACATCAcggcggcgtggctcggccaACGGGGCCGGCGGCCATTACCGGTCGTGCCAGGGCAAACGAGTGAGCGCATGCGGTTCGCGAGGAGCTGGCAAATGCGGGCAGGTAGCTAAGCAGGGAGGAGAAAGGGAGGAAGAGGgagttccatggcggccgagcacggtggcgccatggccgacggtggcgagtCGCAAGAACGCGCTACCTGGGCTCAACAGACGGCACAAACGCGAGCACCAAGTgacggagagcgaggcggagttgCTGGCGCTTGATTGCTGGCCGAGGTAGAGGAGGGGCGGCGAATTTGCCTGGCGGGTGCGGTGGCTGCGGCGAGGGGGAGAGAGCGAGCTCGGCGCAGGCGGAGAAGAGAGGCAGCACGGGAGAGTGAAGGCGAGCGTAGCGGCTTCAGCAGatgtaggcgggcgcgtgggagcggacgcaggccggctgcgacgcgcggcgtcgtcgacggcgcatggccgccacgcggcgggcgtgctctgccgctggtcgggcgcggcgcggcgagcCAGCGAGCGGGCAAGCGCGGAGGTAGGCctggcgcggcgctgggctgggctgggccaaggcgaggcgcgcggcgcggcgggaggcttgctgggccggcttcggccgtgggccgggaAGCGGAGCGGCGGCCTGTTAAGCGAAAATGAAGAAttcttctttttatttctcaaatatacagaattaaattcccattttttagccatttaaaagcattttcacaaattggtgtaaaaatgaaatttgttccatttttcaatatctacaactttgtttttatgaccaaagccaaattcttgatagattttgaattataaaattaaagtcaattttaactcaaaaccctaatttttgggaattatttttaaagcaaaattttgaaataatttgaatacaaactttgctctaaaaattgtgctaaataattctagatgatttaccatgatagccaaacatgttttactagcctagcaacacataatcagggcaaaataactttaacaagtgtatgcaacattcaggtttcacaaacatgtttcgtatgtttcgaagcagtgtttcagttgttatttacatgattaggcatgtatgattaggatgcttgatgatgcatgatatgcatgattggcagtgcctaaatgctggcataacaccgaggtgttacaggagCAGCCATCGTGAGCCAGACAAGGCTCGCCTACGACCCCACCGGAAGAAAGAAGGGAGACACACTTGCGCATTGAGAGTGGAGAGCGAGGTGGAGTGAAGAGCGAAGAGCAGGGACCGGTGCCGGGGAATAAAAAGGGGTAGAGGAACCCTAGAAGAGGGTGCCGACATTTATAGTATATATGCAGGGCCGACCCTAAGGGGGTGTGGTGGGTGCGACCGCTGAGGGCCCAGCCCAAAGACGGGTCCAAACCTAGATATGTAAACATTAAACCCCCGCAGGCTATAGTCCGGCTATCAATAACAGTAGCCTCAGAAGGTAAGTCGACATTGATTCAGGCCCAGTTTAgttgccaaaatttttggcaaaacgctactgtagcgttttcgttgttatttggcaattagtgtccaatcatagtctaattaggcttaaaagattcgtctcgtggatttcgtctaaactgtgtaattagttttattttttatttatatttaatgcttcatgcatgcgtccaaagatttgatgtgacaaaaaaatcttaaaaaatttaacGTTTTGGAggagaactaaacaggccctcatTTTCCCAAAGAAATTCACGATCTCGACTCTCCAGTCTCTGCCTGTTCGGCTGTTCCTCTCGAGAACTCGACGCAGCGTCGCCTAGTGATAGGATCGGCGATCAACGGATCATCATCTGTCGCCTAGTTGGAGCCAGCCAGTCTACTGGCCACAGCCTCGCAACAAAGACTGCAGGGTCTGGATGCCTCGTCTGGTGGCTGCAATCTATAGATTAAAATATTCAATTTAATATTACCATGACGATGCGGATTACGTAGCGCAGACACGATTCTCACTTTGTTGTCACCATGGGAGCGAGAGCGGGCGAGGCAACGCTGACGATAACCATCCGTATATTTTAGGTGTAGAAGAGATAATAGTCTCATGTGGTcaaatatttttcttctaatttaggatCTTAGGCGTTGAAATTTTACAATATTACCTAAGAAAACATTTGTCCGGGCTCAGAAAAGGAAACGAAGGATCATCATTAAACATGTTAAATGAGAGGATGTTGTTTGTTTTATTTTGCGCTTTGCAAGTATAATTAGGTATTAATATATATAGCTTTATGGACCCAATTATTTTGCCGTAGGACCCTTGAAAACATAGGACCGGCCTGATAGTATGTTTGAACAAAGGATTTATTTAGTAAATCAAATTTATTTCTTCACGAGAAAGTAATGATATACAAGGTTCATATATGTTTGGACAAAAGATTTAGTAATCAAATTTATTTCTTCACTAAAAAGTGATGATATACGAGGTTCATAGCTGTGACTACAAATAAAGAAATATATGGTACAGATGGCTTATGGACGGGCTCGAGCCTCCACGCTGGATCCACTCCTGCTCAAGATGGACAATACTTCTAATGACGACAAACGCTAACGGAGCATTGACTATAGAATGTGACGTGTGTAAAAATGAGCGAGAAGGGTGCAAGATAAATTACATAAATCAAATGATATACTAGTTGAGGAATTGGCGAAGCATCTTGCTATTTTTTTATAAGACATTTGGATTAGAGAGTCTTCAAGGAAATGTTGTCCACTAGTTTCTCCTAAAACATGTTACTATGATTGTCATTTATACAAGGCCATGATCACGGCCTAGGAGCGCCCCCAACGGACGACTCAGGGGCGATTCACCGGCGCCCTAGCCTAGCCCCCCCTCCACGCACCTCCTCCCGCCACCGTCGCCGCCCTCCGACGTGCGGCGGCGGCCAATGCGTGGCCCCCCAAAAAAAGTGCTGCACACAGCCCTCCTCACTCCCCCTCTCTTGTCCACACCCCCTACCCTCTTCGACTCCAGCGAACTAGGCCGGCCGACCAGCCGGATCCAGGACTCTAGGTGCCAGATCTGGCACCTCCTCGAAGCTGGCACGCTGGGGGCTCAAGGTCCGAGCTTGTCCGGGCCTCTTCACGGTAGCCAAAGGCCGGCCAGATCCGGGCCGACGGTCAGCTGCCAGGGGCCGGGGGCGGCGGCCTGACTCGCCCTTGCGCCGAGACCGGTGGTGGAGAGTCACCAGGAGCGACTACCTGCAGCGTGCTCTAGCTGGCCCGGGCGTCCAGCGCCGGTGGGTCTGTCTCCTTCGGGCTGCTGTAGCCCGCCAGGCTGGGGACGCGGCTTGCCAAGGTGGCGTTCGTGGAGATCCGCCATGTCATCGTGCTGCGATGGCCAGGCTGGCCCACCTTGGCCATGCCGGCATCCACGGCTGCGGCGGCCAGACTACGTTATGTGGGCCTGGCGTCTGCGACGGGGGGCCATCGGATCTGGCctgccatggccgacgagcaGTCTTCGGATGAAAATCCCGCCGAGCTTCTTGCCTTGGGCCGACGATGGTGGCGCGACAATGTCATCACCTTCTTGGAGGCGTCGTCAATTTCTGCTCGTCGTTGGGGGTTGTTGGGGCAAGTTTGGGGACGAAAGTTCCTCTCGGGTGCCCCTCCCAACGAAGTTGGCTTCCGCGGATGTCATTCTCTTGTTGAAGGCTTCGTTGATGCACTCCGCCTGCTCCTCCCACGCCGTCGTCGGATGTCGCTTCTTACTGTACTCTGCCTGTGTGTGTCTCATTCTACTCTTCGCATCGGTTTGCCCTGCCTCAGTTGATGTTGCCTCTACAGTCGCTCGGCTGGTCACAACGGCTACCTGGTCACTGTTGATGTTGCCACTGCAATCGCTTGGTTCACAGTGGCTACATGGTCACTGTTGGAGTTGCCGATGTAGTCGTCCGGTTGATCACAAGCGACTACCTAGTCGTTGTTGTCGCCATTATCTTGGTTCTTtcggtggatgctttgccaccgtgGCTTCGTCTTCTGAGTGGGCAACCTTTGCGTTGAATTTTTTCTGCAGGTTCAGTCGGTTAGGTCTAGGGTGAAGGGTCCTCTCCCTTCCGCCTTTCTTGCTTGTTTTCTTGTATCGGGTGCTGGGGGTTTTGGTAATCTTGGGATTGTCGGGATGCCTGTTGTTGTAACTGATTAACAACCtctacttcctcttaatgaaaaacaggCTATATGCCCGatcgagaaaaaaataaaacatgttacTAACCGTTATAGAAACAATTGCTTAAAATCAATTGCTACTTCTCTTATGTCTATTTGTATCCTATAAATtgaatctaattcaagcagtaaGATTTCAACAATTGCTTTTTAGAATTACCCAGAATTTGATTGCAATCTAGCATTTTTGTTTGGGTGTAACAGAGTTTATTTCTAAGAGGTAGGCCCAACCATCTCCTCCCCCTTGTGGCATCCAGCTCCTGCTCATGCCTTAGGCCGGTCGGCGGCCACAGCCATGGCGTCGTTCCTGTCCAAGCTGCTCTCATCATCTCCACCTGGCCTCATCACTTccttcccaaagatctatgtcgATGAGTGACAAGTTGAGGAGGATGACGGTGCTCGGCAAGCGTCGGGAGAGACGAGGGGTGCTCTGAAATCAATTTCTCATTTGTA
Coding sequences within:
- the LOC136452682 gene encoding uncharacterized protein yields the protein MRTRLLYYTSLGMEVQVVDLSSDSEGEVSAHSPDHKRPSRQPAPDPNRGGGDTGSSAMDTLFEQAAAGAAWGDALKKGKEEVVEGESAGPPKHGGELLGAAGRVLGAGSDPWSALVSKCKAWDGGNNGAGCWGSWGDRGDQFTNSAPMPRLGPERKGFHETSSEKWKGILGASPADPVNSLWSSWDTDMKDNEDEAFSQRSAAAREISSCDDFLMEDSSSSWLSKIKGLHFPLPDEHQLRTRQIENDEAFARRLQEQLNQEQPGSQHSEVVDTTIAWTLHEQDAEHARFAAREGQSSSSQRDRSMAHLYSYGCHSPVQSFASWASNRTPIPMPSRRGLQRNSNCSQAEQRNMLISQLTKGCFGEDMDLEMRMAVLDSLSEAFWNCEDTLSPDSDNDDYEDRIAFDVDIQYRGASDDQINSLPLSLVEGENCSDEPCNICLDCPAAGDSIRHLPCLHKFHKKCIDRWLGMKTWCPICKSNVFSQ